A DNA window from Medicago truncatula cultivar Jemalong A17 unplaced genomic scaffold, MtrunA17r5.0-ANR MtrunA17Chr0c01, whole genome shotgun sequence contains the following coding sequences:
- the LOC112418394 gene encoding uncharacterized protein, with product MDYLEQENRVLREEMTVMQTRMDEMAELIKTMAETQTQAQAQIQAQAQTQAQAVTEAQARSQAPPPPPPVRTQAEASSSWTLCADTPTRSAPQRSTPWFPPFTAGEIFRPITCEAQMPTHQYTAQVPLPAMRVTPATMTYSAPVIHTIPQTEEPIFHSGNAEAYEEVSDLREKYDELRRDMKALHEKGKFGKTAYDLCLVPSVQVPHKFKIPDFEKYKGSSCPEEHLKMYVRRMPAYAQDDQILIYYFQESLTGPASKWYTNLDKTRVQTFRDLCEAFVEQYSYNVDMTPDRSDLQAMTQGDKETFKEYAQRWRDTAAQVSPRIEEKEMTKLFLKTLNHFYYKKMVGSTPKSFAEMVGMGVQLEEGVREGRLVKDATPASGTKKTGNHFPRKKEQEVELLPGLLKKNLVQTRTAPPIPEKLPSWYRLDQTCDFHEGGRGHNIETCYAFKSIVQRLINDGKITFTDSAPNVQTNPLPNHGAATVNMIEDCQKTRPILNVQHIRTPLVPLHAKLCKVDLFEHDHDLCEICLMNSGGCQKVRNDIQGLLNRGELVVERRCDDVCVITPEGPLEVFYDSRKSTITPLVICLPGPLPYASEKAIPYKYNATMIEEGREVPIPPLSSVDNIVEDSRVLRNGRVVPIVFPKKIDATINKEVRTKDAGIAKEVDQPNGAGTSAEFDEILKLIKKSEYKVVDQLMQTPSKISIMSLLLNSEAHKDALMKVLEQAFVDYDVMVGQFGGIVGNITACNNLSFSDEELPAEGRNHNRALHISVNCKTDALSNVLVDTGSSLNVLSKTTYAQLAYQDAPLRRSGVMVKAFDGSRKDVLGEVVLPITVGPQVFQVNFQVMDIQASYSCLLGRPWIHEAGAVTSTLHQKLKFVKNGKLVTVNGEEALLVSHLSSFSFIGADDVEGTPFQGFTIEDKNAKRNEASISSLKDAQKVIQAGGSASWGKLIELPENKHREDDPESVPRGFIMPGVSSHNWVAVDVPFVAHLSKLEIDEPVEQHNPMISPNFEFPVYEAEEEENEEIPDEISRLLEQERKTIQPYGDELEVINLGTKEDKKEIKVGASLETSVKKQVIELLKEYVDVFAWSYQDMPGLDTDIVVHHLPLKPECPPVKQKLRRTRPDMALKIKEEVQKQIDAGFLITSNYPQWLANIVPVPKKDGKVRTCVDYRDLNKASPKDDFPLPHIDVLVDSTAKSKVFSFMDGFSGYNQIKMRGMTTLFHDMIHKEIEVYVDDMIVKSITEEDHVKYLQKMFQRLRKYKLRLNPNKCTFGVRTGKLLGFIVSQKGIEVDPDKVKAIREMPAPRTEKEVRGFLGRLNYISRFISHMTATCGPIFKLLRKKQGIVWTEDCQKAFDSIKKYLLEPPILIPPVEGRPLIMYLTVLENSMGCVLGQQDETGRKEHAIYYLSKKFTECESRYSMLEKTCCALAWAAKRLRHYMINHTTWLVSKMDPIRYIFEKPALTGRIARWQMLLSEYDIEYRSQKAIKGSILADHLAHQPLEDYRPIKFDFPDEEIMYLKMKDCDEPLFGEGPDPDSVWGLIFDGAVNVYGNGIGAVLLTPKGAHIPFTARLRFDCTNNIAEYEACIMGIEEAIDLRIKNIEIYGDSALVINQIKGKWETLHAGLIPYRDYARRLLTFFNKVELHHIPRDENQMADALATLSSMIKVNHHNDVPLISVKFLDRPAYVFAAEAVFDDKPWFHDIKVFLQTREYPPGASNKDKKTLRRLSSNFFLNGDILYKRNFDTVLLRCVDKYEADLLIHEIHEGSFGIHPNGHTMAKKILRAGYYWMTMESDCYKHTRKCHKCQIYADKIHMPPTTLNLLSSPWPFSMWGIDMIGRIEPKASNGHRFILVAIDYFTKWVEAASYANVTKQVVVKFIKNHIICRYGIPNRIITDNGTNLNNKMMKELCDDFKIEHHNSSPYRPQMNGAVEAANKNIKRIVQKMVVTYKDWHEMLPFALHGYRTSVRTSTGATPFSLVYGMEAVLPVEVEIPSLRILMEANLSEAEWVQNRYDQLNLIEEKRMAALCHGQLYQKRMKQAFDKKVRPREFKEGDLVLKKIFSFQPDSRGKWAPNYEGPYVVKKAFSGGAMTLQTMDGEELPRPVNTDAVWIEVCG from the exons ATGGATTATCTTGAGCAGGAAAATCGGGTACTTCGTGAAGAAATGACAGTCATGCAGACTAGGATGGACGAGATGGctgaattaataaaaacaatggcAGAAACTCAGACTCAAGCTCAAGCACAGATTCAAGCACAAGCGCAAACTCAAGCTCAGGCCGTAACAGAAGCGCAGGCCCGATCACAAGCACCTCCACCCCCTCCTCCTGTCAGAACTCAGGCCGAGGCATCTTCTTCTTGGACACTATGTGCTGACACTCCAACGCGGTCCGCTCCGCAACGTTCCACGCCTTGGTTTCCACCTTTCACTGCTGGGGAGATATTTCGTCCTATCACTTGTGAAGCTCAGATGCCCACTCACCAGTACACGGCTCAAGTACCCCTACCTGCCATGAGGGTCACTCCAGCCACCATGACCTACTCAGCACCTGTGATACATACAATTCCGCAAACTGAAGAGCCTATCTTTCATTCAGGGAATGCAGAGGCTTACGAGGAAGTAAGCGACCTACGAGAAAAGTATGATGAACTACGCCGAGACATGAAAGCTCTCCATGAAAAAGGGAAATTTGGGAAGACTGCGTACGATCTCTGTTTGGTACCGAGTGTGCAAGTACCTCACAAATTCAAGATTCCAGATTTCGAGAAATACAAAGGGAGTTCTTGTCCTGAGGAACATCTAAAAATGTATGTGAGAAGGATGCCAGCATATGCCCAAGATGATCAGATTCTTATTTACTATTTCCAAGAAAGCTTGACCGGCCCTGCTTCAAAGTGGTACACAAACCTAGACAAAACAAGGGTTCAAACTTTCCGTGACCtttgtgaagcttttgtggaacagTACAGTTACAATGTAGACATGACTCCAGACCGAAGTGATCTCCAAGCCATGACTCAGGGAGATAAAGAGACGTTCAAAGAGTACGCCCAACGGTGGAGAGACaccgctgcccaagtcagccCACGAATTGAGGAGAAAgagatgaccaagctcttcCTAAAAACtttgaatcatttttattacaaaaagatGGTCGGGAGTACACCAAAGAGCTTCGCggagatggttggtatgggaGTACAGTTAgaagaaggagtccgagaaggacgcTTAGTAAAGGATGCAACTCCTGCCAGTGGGACCAAGAAGACCGGGAATCATTTCCCGAGGAAGAAAGAGCAAGAAGTCG AATTACTTCCCGGCTTACTCAAGAAAAACCTTGTCCAAACTAGAACAGCTCCTCCTATCCCAGAAAAACTACCATCTTGGTATAGACTTGACCAAACTTGTGACTTCCATGAAGGGGGCCGTGGCCATAACATTGAAACTTGTTATGCCTTTAAAAGCATAGTACAGAGGTTGATCAATGATGGAAAAATAACTTTCACAGACTCGGCGCCAAATGTTCAAACAAACCCATTGCCGAATCATGGTGCCGCAACAGTCAACATGATCGAAGATTGTCAAAAGACTCGTCCCATTCTGAATGTTCAACATATCAGAACACCCTTGGTCCCGTTACATGCCAAGTTATGCAAAGTCGACCTTTTTGAGCATGATCATGATCTCTGTGAAATATGCCTTATGAACTCCGGAGGATGTCAGAAAGTAAGAAATGATATTCAAGGGCTTCTAAACCGAGGAGAGCTTGTGGTCGAAAGGAGGTGTGATGATGTGTGTGTAATAACTCCTGAAGGGCCTTTGGAGGTATTTTATGACAGTCGAAAGTCAACTATCACCCCTCTGGTGATCTGCTTACCGGGTCCACTGCCATATGCTTCTGAAAAAGCcattccatacaaatacaatgccacCATGATTGAAGAGGGTCGTGAGGTTCCAATACCGCCTTTGTCTAGCGTGGATAATATTGTTGAAGACAGTAGAGTTCTGAGAAATGGGCGCGTTGTTCCCATAGTGTTCCCAAAGAAGATTGATGCTACAATAAACAAGGAGGTTCGGACTAAAGATGCTGGTATCGCCAAAGAAGTGGATCAACCCAATGGGGCTGGTACAAGTGCAGAGTTTGATGAGATTCTCAAGTTAATAAAGAAGAGCGAGTACAAGGTTGTTGACCAACTGATGCAGACTCCATCCAAAATATCCATAATGTCTTTATTACTAAATTCTGAGGCCCATAAAGATGCATTAATGAAGGTCTTAGAACAAGcttttgtggattatgatgtaaTGGTGGGTCAGTTTGGCGGAATAGTAGGGAACATCACTGCATGCAACAACTTgagtttcagtgatgaagagcTCCCAGCAGAAGGAAGGAACCATAATCGGGCGCTGCATATATCTGTGAACTGTAAAACCGATGCTTTGTCAAATGTGCTGGTGGATACTGGATCATCTTTGAATGTTTtgtccaaaacaacttatgccCAACTCGCTTACCAAGACGCACCTTTGAGACGAAGTGGGGTAATGGTGAAAGCTTTTGATGGCTCGAGGAAGGATGTCCTTGGAGAGGTGGTTCTACCCATCACAGTTGGGCCACAAGTTTTCCAAGTTAATTTTCAAGTCATGGACATTCAAGCTTCGTATAGTTGCCTACTGGGTCGACCCTGGATTCACGAGGCAGGGGCTGTCACATCCACGCTGCATCAAAAGCTgaagtttgtgaagaatggGAAGCTAGTAACTGTAAACGGTGAAGAGGCTTTATTGGTGAGTCATTtgtcatctttctctttcattgggGCAGACGATGTCGAAGGGACACCTTTTCAAGGGTTTACTATAGAAGATAAGAATGCCAAGAGGAATGAAGCCTCTATCTCGTCTctgaaagatgctcagaaggtcATACAAGCAGGAGGGTCCGCAAGCTGGGGAAAGCTGATAGAGCTTCCAGAAAACAAGCACCGAGAAG ATGATCCTGAAAGTGTGCCACGAGGTTTTATAATGCCAGGAGTATCCAGCCACAATTGGGTTGCTGTAGATGTTCCTTTTGTTGCTCACTTGTCCAA ATTAGAAATCGACGAACCCGTTGAACAACATAACCCTATgatctctcccaactttgagttccctgtgtatgaggcggaggaagaagagaatgaagagaTCCCTGACGAAATCTCTCGACTACTCGAACAAGAGAGGAAGACCATTCAGCCTTATGGGGACGAACTAGAAGTGATTAACTTGGGCACCAaagaagacaagaaagaaatcaaggttGGGGCATCGCTCGAAACAAGTGTTAAAAAGCAAGTGATAGAGCTCCTCAAagagtatgttgatgtgttTGCCTGGTCCTACCAAGATATGCCGGGTCTAGACACTGATATTGTGGTACATCACCTACCTTTAAAACCTGAGTGTCCGCCAGTCAAACAAAAGTTGAGAAGAACACGTCCTGACATGGCtctcaaaatcaaagaagaggTACAGAAACAGATCGACGCTGGTTTCCTCATTACATCAAATTACCCCCAGTGGTTAGCTAACAtagtgcctgttccaaagaaagatggtaaGGTCAGAACGTGTGTTGACTACCGTGATTTAAACAAAGCTAGCCCGAAAGACGACTTTCCTTTACCTCATATTGACGTGTTGGTTGACAGTACTGCAAAGTCTAAAGTCTTCTCATTCATGGATGGATTCTCCGGatataatcaaatcaagatg AGGGGTATGACTACTCTTTTCCACGATATGATACATAAAGAGATTGAGgtctatgtggatgatatgatagtCAAGTCGATTACTGAAGAAGACCATGTCAAGTATCTACAGAAGATGTTCCAGCGCCTGAGGAAGTACAAACTTCGTTTAAATCCCAACAAATGCACTTTTGGTGTCAGAACCGGAAAGCTTCTAGGTTTCATTGTCAGCCAGAAAGGCATCGAAGTAGATCCTGACAAAGTCAAAGCCATCAGAGAGATGCCTGCTCCGAGAACAGAAAAAGAAGTAAGGGGTTTTCTTGGACGACTAAATTACATCTCCCGgttcatttctcatatgactgcaacttgTGGGCCGATATTCAAACTACTCCGCAAAAAACAAGGTATTGTGTGGACTGAAGATTGCCAGAAGGCTTTTGACAGCATAAAGAAGTACTTGCTAGAACCACCGATTCTTATCCCTCCAGTTGAAGGaagacctttgatcatgtacCTAACGGTGTTAGAAAATTCCATGGGTTGTGTGCTCggacaacaagatgaaaccggaagaAAAGAGCAcgccatttattatttaagcaaGAAGTTTACTGAATGTGAATCTCGATACTCCATGCTCGAGAAGACATGTTGTGCTCTAgcctgggctgccaaacgcctccgtcattatatgattaatcacACTACTTGGCTGGTATCTAAAATGGATCCAATCAGgtacatatttgagaagccCGCTTTGACAGGAAGGATTGCACGGTGGCAGATGCTACTATCTGAATATGATATCGAGTACCGTTCCCAGAAGGCAATTAAAGGCAGTATTCTTGCTGATCACTTGGCTCACCAACCACTTGAAGACTATCGACCTATCAAGTTTGACTTTCCTGATGAAGAGATTATGTATCTAAAGATGAAAGATTGTGACGAGCCACTATTCGGAGAAGGTCCTGATCCAGATTCAGTgtggggtttgatatttgatggggcTGTCAATGTATACGGCAACGGCATAGGGGCAGTACTCCTTACTCCTAAAGGTGCTCACATCCCTTTCACAGCAAGACTCCGGTTTGACTGCACGAACAACATCGCTGAATATGAAGCCTGCATCATGggtattgaagaagccattgatctAAGAATCAAGAACATCGAAATATATGGAGATTCAGCTCTCGTAATCaaccagatcaaaggaaaatgggaaACTCTTCATGCAGGACTAATACCTTATCGAGACTATGCAAGACGTTTATTGACCTTCTTCAACAAAGTGGAATTACATCATATCCCTCGGGATGAGAATCAGATGGCTGATGCCTTGGCTACTTTGTCTTCAATGATCAAGGTGAATCATCACAATGACGTGCCACTAATCAGTGTCAAATTCCTTGATAGACCCGCTTATGTGTTTGCCGCTGAAGCAGTTTTCGACGATAAACCGTGGTTTCATGATATTAAAGTGTTTCTCCAAACTCGAGAGTATCCTCCTGGGGcatccaacaaagataagaaGACTCTCAGAAGATTATCTAGTAATTTCTTCCTGAATGGGGATatcttgtacaaaagaaactttgaCACGGTCTTGCTCAGATGTGTAGACAAGTATGAAGCTGATTTATTGATACATGAAATACACGAAGGATCCTTCGGAATTCATCCTAATGGGCACACAATGGCTAAAAAGATATtgcgagcaggttactactggatgacaatGGAATCAGATTGCTACAAGCATACCAGAAAGTGTCACAAGTGTCAGATATACGCCGACAAGATTCATATGCCGCCAACTACACTCAATTTACTTTCCTCTCCGTGGCctttctctatgtggggcattgacatgatcgGAAGGATTGAGCCCAAAGCTTCAAATGGACACCGTTTTATCCTAGTGGCTATTGACTACTTCACTAAGTGGGTTGAGGCCGCATCGTATGCCAATGTGACCAAACAAGTAGTggtcaaatttatcaagaatcatATCATTTGTCGTTATGGCATCCCCAACCGGATCATCACCGACAACGGAACAAATCTAAAcaacaagatgatgaaagaattgtgTGATGATTTCAAGATCGAGCACCATAACTCTTCACCTTACAGACCCCAAATGAATGGTGCTGTCGAAGctgcaaataaaaatataaagaggattgtccagaagatggtggtgACTTATAAAGATTGGCATGAAATGCTTCCCTTTGCATTACATGGATATCGTACTTCTGTACGCACATCAACAGGGGCAACTCCCTTCTCCCTGGTATATGGCATGGAGGCAGTACTTCCTGTAGAAGTCGAAATTCCATCATTGAGAATTCTAATGGAGGCTAActtatcagaagctgaatggGTTCAAAATAGATACGACCAGTTGAATCTGATTGAAGAAAAGCGCATGGCAGCCCTATGTCACGGACAGTTATATCAAAAAAGGATGAAACaggcttttgacaagaaagttcgtCCCCGTGAGTTTAAAGAAGGTGATCTCGTGCTCAAAAAGATTTTCTCTTTCCAACCAGACTCCCGAGGCAAGTGGGCTCCTAATTATGAAGGACCGTATGTTGTTAAAAAGGCCTTCTCAGGTGGTGCCATGACTCTACAAACCATGGACGGTGAAGAACTTCCACGACCTGTGAACAcggatgca
- the LOC25479790 gene encoding GDSL esterase/lipase At5g45910, producing the protein MNVSTLFLITFTCGFLQNVVSNANPLSYEAFFNFGDSISDTGNAASIFLPMPNPIPYGSSYFKHPSGPEAYGLPFLPAYENKSIDQDIKKGVNFAFAGATVLNVEYYVKNGLPLPDTNNSLSIQLGWFKNIKPLLCKSKEDCNIYFKKSLFIVGEIGGNDIMKHMKHKTVIELREIVPFMVEAITNTTNVLIEEGAVELVVPGNFPMGCSAAMFTLVNSNKKEDYDEFGCLIAYNNLIEYFNGQLKNSIETLRQKHPEVKIIYFDYYNDAKRLYQTPQQYGFDKDAIFKACCGGCGSLIATVCSDPSKRINWDGPHFTEAAYKLIAKGLVEGPFSNPSLKSPLFKIA; encoded by the exons ATGAATGTATCCACTCTCTTCCTCATCACCTTCACATGTGGTTTTCTACAAAATGTAGTTTCAAATGCAAATCCTCTCTCATATGAAGCTTTCTTTAACTTTGGTGATTCTATAAGTGACACTGGAAATGCTGCATCTATCTTTCTACCTATGCCTAACCCTATTCCTTATGGTTCTAGTTACTTTAAACATCCTTCAGGAC CCGAGGCATATGGGTTGCCGTTTTTGCCTGCCTATGAGAATAAAAGCATAGACCAAGATATCAAAAAAGGAGTAAATTTTGCATTTGCTGGTGCCACTGTGCTCAATGTTGAGTATTATGTCAAAAATGGGCTTCCTCTTCCAGATACAAATAACTCATTGAGCATTCAACTTGGATGGTTCAAGAATATCAAACCCCTCCTCTGTAAAAGCAAAGAAG ATTGCAATATCTACTTCAAGAAATCATTGTTTATAGTTGGAGAAATTGGTGGGAACGATATTATGAAGCATATGAAGCATAAAACTGTTATAGAACTTCGAGAAATAGTTCCCTTTATGGTTGAAGCCATTACTAACACCACAAAT GTGCTAATCGAAGAAGGAGCTGTAGAGCTAGTGGTACCTGGGAATTTTCCGATGGGATGCAGTGCTGCAATGTTCACATTGGTGAATAGTAATAAGAAAGAAGACTATGATGAATTTGGGTGCTTAATAGCTTACAATAATTTAATAGAGTACTTTAACGGGCAACTAAAAAATTCTATAGAGACACTAAGACAGAAGCACCCTGAAGTTAAGATAATATACTTTGACTACTATAATGATGCCAAACGTTTATATCAAACACCGCAACAATATG GTTTTGATAAGGATGCTATTTTCAAAGCATGTTGTGGAGGATGTGGATCACTTATCGCTACAGTTTGCTCTGATCCTTCAAAACGTATAAATTGGGACGGACCACACTTTACTGAAGCAGCTTATAAGCTAATAGCAAAAGGGCTAGTTGAGGGTCCATTTTCAAATCCTTCTCTTAAGTCCCCTCTTTTCAAAATAGCTTAG